In the genome of Pueribacillus theae, the window GCTTTTGTCGTCTCTGAACGCTTATTGAATAAAAATGAAGAGCAAAAAGCATTAATTCGGGAACACTTAAGTAAATTTACAAAGATGTATAACGGTTTATCCGAAGAAATGGAAACATACGTCAATATGTTCCCGATACATCCAGCATATCTCGAAATGTTTGAAAGGGTCAATATTGCCGAAAAGCGTGTTGCCCTAAAAACAATAAGTGATGAAATAAAAAAGTTAATTTCAAGAGAAGTGCCGGAAGATGCTACAGGGTTTATTTCATTCGACAGTTACTGGAATTATATAATTGAGGACTCTTCCCTGCGATCCAATGATCGAGTAAAAGCAATCATGGATAAAGTGAATACATTAAAAGGCACCATCCAAACTGGGGTAAAGCGACAGTATAAAGCAATGGCCGAAAAAATGGTAGATGCGTTAGCTGTATTCCGCTTAACAACAGATAATCTCAATACACCTATCGGTCTAACGTCAGAAGCAATGCGCGATAAACTTTTTATTAGCTATCCCACCTTACTAGATTTTGATGATGATGTGGCTGATTTTTTGAAGACAACGATTGATGCGGCGATGAAAGATTTGCGAAATGCTGTAAGCTTTCAGTTTATCTCGTTAAATGACGAAAATGGACAGTACTATATTAATATTGATGAGGCTGTTCCGGTAGATGAATTAATTTCTCAACGTGGGGAAATGTTGGATAATAGTAAGTTGGACAGCTACTACTTTGATGTATTAAAAAATGCCACCGAGGTTTCAGATAATACGTATGTCCATGGCTATAAAATTTGGCTACACGAGATACCTTGGTTCGATCGGCGTGTAAAACGTCAAGGTTATTTATTCTTTGGTGCACCTAACGAACGCTCTACTGCACAACCGGAACGGGATTTTTATATCTATATGCTCCAAGCATTCGAGGATCCAAAATATAAAGATGAAGAAAAAGAAGATGAAGTTTTCTTTAAGCTTAAGAAAAAAAATGATGAATTTATTAAATTGCTGCGCCTATATGGTGGAGCAACGGAGATGTACAATTATACAACAACAAATAAGAATTTATATAAACCAAAAATAACGGAGTACCAAAGAAAACTAGTTAAATGGATTAAGGAGCACTTTGTAGATGCTTACGAAGTGGTATATAAAGGAAAAAGTGCGAGTGTACTGGCTCACGGGATATTCTTGCCTTCGAATCCAGATACTTTAGTTGAGTTAATTGATTCAGTTTCTCAAAATTTACTATCCCAATGGTTTGAAGTGAAGTATAGTGAATACCCATCCTTTCGAAAAATTGAACGTTCCTTTTTAACAAAGGCAAATATGCATACGTACGTAAAAGATGCTTTGGACTATTTAAATGGGAAGAGAAAAGCACAAGGAGAGGCAATACTAGACGGACTCATTCTACTTGATCAAAATGGGAACCCGACAACAAGAAAGTCTGGATACGCTGCTTGGGTTATCGATTTATTGGATCAAAAGGAAAAAGGGCAAGTATTAAACCAAAACGAACTAATTGAAGTCATTTACACTGTCCAAGGATCGCCTGATCAGCGCCGAACGAGAAAATTTGATATGGAGCCGGAACTGCTTGTTGTCATCCTTGGTGCGCTAATCCAAGGCGGAGAAATTGTTGTGACGATTGGCGGAACGACTTATGAGGCGATGAATTTCTCGGATTTTATCCAATTACCGATTGAAGATATTACTTATTTTAGCCATATTAAAAAGCCAAGCGGCCTCCCGATTCCAGAAATTCAAGCTCTAGCTGGCATGTTCAATACGATTAAAGTAGATTTTTCTGATATCGAAAAAATCGATCTAGCGATAAAACAAATTATTTCTGGCGCAAAAAGGGAAACTAGCCGTACAGTTGAAATGTTGGCGAGTTTACGGCAAAAATTTCAAAAATGGGACGGGCCAATATTTACAGATGAGGAAATCGAAGATTATACAAATAAACTTAGTAGCTTAAATGAGTTTTTACAAGGGCTTCAAGTATATAATACAAGAGCCAAAATGATGAATTTAAAATATGATGTAAGTCGAATCGAACAGGAAAAGGAACATTTAAAGCTCATAGACAGATTAGAAAGTTTACAAAATCGGTTAATTGACTACACAAAAATTGCTGGCTATCTCATGAATGCACGACATATTGTATCTCCTAGCGACGAATGGACGGCTCATGTAGACAATACACTTAATCATTTAAGCATTGCATTAAAAAATGAGGAAGATTGCTCAGAAGAAGTTGCAGAATTAGTGCGGTTGAAAAAGGAATATATCGACCATTATCTTCAATTGCACCAACAGAACAGATTAACTGCAACGGAAAATAGAAAAAAAGCAGCATTACTTCAAGATGATCGGCATGACGCTGTTCAATCATTGGCAACAAAAATTGAATTGTTTAGGACAAGTAATGTTTTTAATGGGTGGAAAGAAAAAATACAGTCATTAAAGGATTGTTATCATTTAACTGCCGATGAGCTGGAGCACCGTCCAGAATGTCCTCACTGCCATTTTAACCCGAGAGTAGAATGGAACAGGGAAAAGGTGTCGCTAGACGAATTAGATGAAGAATTAGATTCCATTCTTGCAAATTGGACCGATACATTGTTTACAAACTTCAATGAGCCGGATGTAAAGGAAAGTATTGAACTACTAGAAGGAAAACAAAAACAACTCATTCAATCACTTATAGAGAATCAAGAATTTTACTTGCCAATTTCTATTGAACTAATCAATGCTATTAACATTGTATTGAAAGGGATCCATCAAGAAAAAATTGATGTCGAGCAATTAATAAAAGTCGTGGGAGACGGAAACCCAATTACGGTACAGGAGGCAAAGCAGAACTTTGAAAAATTATTAAGGGCATTAATTGGAACGAATGATGAAAGCCGGGTACGCCTAACAGTCAAGAAGTAAGAGGGGGAAGCAACTTTGAATAAAGAACCAACACAATTATCATTCGATGAAGAAAAATCCCAAGCAGATAACGGACCCGTTATCTGCTTAGGCATGACTTTTAAAAATGATAAAGAACGAAGAGAATATTTCCGTGAAGAATTGAGAAAAAAATTACCTGAATTAAAGAAAATTGAAGGTTTTCCAATTGGGGAAGACGAGGATATTATTGCTTTATCTGATCCACCATATTACACTGCTTGCCCGAATCCTTGGATTAATGAAATTATAAATGAATGGGGAAGTAGTAACAAAGTGTGCAAGGATGACTATCAAAAGTATCCATTTGCATCCGATGTATCTGTAGGGAAAAATGATCCGTTTTATAATGCCCATGGTTACCATACAAAAGTCCCTTACAAAGCTATTTTAAAATATATATTACATTATACTGATCCAGATGATGTTGTTTTTGATGGTTTTTCTGGGACAGGGGCAACGGGTGTAGCTGCTAAGGCTAGCGGAGATAAAGAAACAGTGAAATCACTTGGTTATGAAGTTGATAATGATAATAATATCTATTTAGAGGGGAATAAAGTATCTAAAATAGGAAAAAGAAATGTAATATTAAATGATTTATCACCCTCTGCAACTTTAATATCCTATAATTATAATAAAAATGATAAGGCCTTGGAGTTTGAGCAAGAAGCTGATAGGATACTAAAAGAAGTTAAAAATGAAACAATGTGGATGTACAAAACAAGGCATCGAAATAATGAATATGGTTTAATTACTGACATTGTATGGAGTGATGTTTTTCTGTGTTCGAATTGCTCCAGTGAAGTTGTATATTGGGATGTAGCTGTAGATTTAGATTCCAAAAAAATGAAAAAAGAAATTATTTGTCCAAAATGCCATTCAGTTTTAGAAAGGAGAAGTTTGGATAGGGTTTGGGTTACATACTATGACCAAGACATACAACAAACTTTGGATGTAGCAAAACAAGTGCCTGTATTAGTAAACTATGTGGTTGGTACAAAAAGGTATTCAAAAAAGGTGGACGAAGAAGATCTACAATTATTAAAAAAAATTGAAATGTCAAAGTCTAAGCTTTGGTATCCCACAGATAAGATTCCTGAAGGATATAATACTAGGCAACCTTTGGTAAGTCATGGCGTATTATATGTCCACCAATTTTATACGAAAAGGAATTTATTAACATTAGCATGTTTGTTTGATAGGATTAAGAAATCTGTATTTTTCAATAAATTATTATTTTTCTTTCAAGCATCAATAAATAGAGCAACAAAAACCAATCGTTTTAGATTTGGTGGGACTGGGGGGTTAAGTGGAACCCTATATATACCCTCACTTTCGGTAGAGAGATCAGTTATTTTTTTATTAGAAAATAAGTTAAAAGATCAATTAAAGATTCTTAGGAATGATGACAATAATAATCATTTTGGGCTTATTACACAGTCATCATCTACGAACTTAAATATTAAGGAAAACTCAGTCGATTACATTTTCACAGATCCACCATTTGGATCTAACATAATGTATTCGGAACTAAACTTTTTATGGGAATCATGGTTGAATGTATACACAAATAATGCCCAAGAATCGATTATAAATCCAGTACAGAAAAAAAATTTAGATGACTATAAATATTTAATGGAGCAAAGCTTTAAAAATTTCTTTAAAATACTTAAGCCTAATAGATGGTTGACTGTTGAGTTTAGCAACTCTCAGTCAAGTGTATGGAATGCTATCCAAGAAGCTATACAAAAGGCAGGGTTTGTCATAGCAAATGTATCAACATTAGATAAAAAGCAAGGTAGTTTTAAAGCAGTAACCACAACTACTGCAGTAACGCAAGATTTGATAATTTCAGCATACAAACCAAAGCAGGAAAATATAGAAAAAATGAAACAGCAAATTAATACAGATGAATCTGCATGGACTTTTATTACACAACACCTAGAGCAACTCCCGAAATTTTCTGGAACAAAAGGAGCTGCTGAGGTTATTTCAGAAAGGACACCTCGAATCCTTTTTGATCGAATGGTTGCTTATCATGTACAGAATGGTTTACCAGTACCTATATCTTCAGCTGAATTTCAGGCTAATGTTGTACAGCGTTTCCCAATGAGAGATGGTATGATCTTTCTAGAAAGCCAAGTAGCAGAATATGATAAAAAACGAACATTAGTTAAGGAATTTACACAGCTTAATTTATTTGTTTCTGATGAAAATAGTGCCATCGAATGGATTCGCCAACAATTAATGAAAAAGCCACAGACTCGTCAGGACATTCACCCTGATTTTATGAAAGAATTACAACATATTGCAAAACATGAAAAGCTTCCAGAACTTGATGATCTTTTAAATCAAAACTTTCTAAGATATGATGGGGATGGGCCTGTTCCAAATCAAATTCTTACTTATCTAAGAAGAAACTATAAAGATTTGCGTGGTTTAGAACCAGATGATCCAAAAGTAGTTGAAAAAGCAATGCATCGTTGGTATGTGCCAGATCCAAATAAACAGGCAGACTTGGAGAAACTCCGCGAGAGGGCATTGCTACGGGAATATGAAAGTTATCTAAAAGAATTGGAAGGAAATAAAAAAAAGCTAAGAACGTTCCGAACAGAAGCGATTCGTGCAGGATTTAAAAAGGCTTACAGTGACAAAGATTTTGAAAGTATTGTTAAAGTTGGGGAACGTATTCCAGAGAAGGTCATTCAAGAAGATGACAAATTGCTCATGTACTATGACAATGCTTGTATTCGTTTAGGGTTATAAGGAGGGCAGGAGATGCCGAATTGGCGGGATGTCATTATTAATAAGTTCAGAAATCAGAGTAGTTCCTTTCTCTTTGTGTACGATTTAGATTTTTTACTAAATGAGGAAATGATCCTGAATTATTTAGCAGAGAAGGGCTATCTTGTTTTACGATATGATGACAGCATAACATTTCGCTATATCTACGAACAAAAAATTCGAGAAAAAGAAAAGGAACGAAAACTAATCGTCTTTGCCAATGAAGACATCTCCTTACCTTATGAATTTGAGAAAAAAGCATTAAAAATAAAAATTGATATTCAAATAATATTCCCTAAGTTCTCTGCAAATGTTATCCGGAAGATAAATAGAGAGGATTTTGATGGCTTATACCGCGTCCATCAATCATATAATGGGAAACCAACTGAACAAGAAACACTAGCTTATATTGTAAAACACTTTTATAAAATTCCATATGAAATCATTGATGGAGAAGTTGGATTATATAAAATCCTGCTTTCAATTCATTATCAAAGTAAGAATATCCCTGAGGCATTGGTCGAATTTTTATATAAAAATTGGAATCAGATTCATGCTTTCAAAAAATTACCGTTAAAGGACATGATAGGTTCTTCGAAATTCTTTTACCGCTATCTAGAGGAAGAATGGAAGAAGTTAGTGATGGATGTTTCACGATATGAGAGTGGACAAGTTCATGATCCGCTAGCTATTGAATACCGCAGCCCATTAGCTGATGGTGATGTACGCAGAATGATGAATGATTTATTTTTAGAGGGAACGTTGGAAAAAGTAAAAGGCATAGAAGCATCCAATTTACCTGATTGGATGATGCAAGGTATTGAAGCAAAAGAATCTGTTGAAGATATGGAAAAGAAGCTTGATTTTCTGTATAGCGATATACTAAACAAACTATCAGATGCAAAAAGATATCAGGACTGGATAAAAATAATAGTACATCTTGCTGAATATAAACATACATCAATAAGCATGGGAAAAGATCATGATGAGTTAATTAAGAATGTAAACCAAGCTTTCCAATCATGGATGCTGAAGCATTACCATTCTTTAACGAGTTTACCGCCTTATCCGAAGCCAAAGCTCGTCCACCACATTCCACATACAATAAATAACGATAAAGCTAATAATGATAAGGTGGCTTTATTAGTATTAGACGGAATGAGTTATTTTGAATGGATATTCGTAAGGAATCATTTAAAAGTTAAAGGTTTTAACTTTGATGAAGATGGGGTTTTTGCCTGGGTTCCAACTTTAACATCTGTGTCTCGCCAAGCCATTTTTTCCGGCAATGCCCCTTTAACTTTTGGTAAATCGATTACAACTACAGCTACTGAGGAAAAATGGTGGAAAGCTTTTTGGGAAGAACACGGTGTTTTAAAGCAATACGTGACTTATCAAAAAGGGTTAGGAGCGGAAACTTATGATCGGTCAAGCATAAAAGGGTTATCAAGAGAAGCTACTAAAGTGTACGGGGCTGTTGTGGATGTGATTGACCAAATTTCCCATCATGCAGTACTCGGCGAAAAAAGTATCTTTTCACAATTACAATTATGGTTAGAATCAAACTATCTTGAAAACTTATTACAAGAGTTACATCAAGCTGGGTTCACAATATATATAACGTCAGATCATGGAAATACCAATGCAACGGGAATTGGGCGAATATCTGAGGGCGTTTTAGTCGATCAAAGAGGCGAACGGGTTCGAATTTATCGGGATCGTACCATTTATGAAGATTCAGCATATGAATTACCAGCTATAAAGTGGCCCAATATCGGATTGCCTGATGATTACTATGTACTCTTAGCACAATACGGACAAGCGTTTGTTCCAAATGGGCAAAATATTGTCACACACGGCGGCATTAGCATAGAAGAAGTCATTGTACCATTCGCCAAGGTTGATTCAGTTAAGGGAAGTGGATTGGAATGACCAAACCGGTGGGATTTGATCAAAAGGTATTATTACACCATTTAGATTGTACAGCAAAGCAATCCAAAAGGCATTCGAAGAAAGATATGTATGCCATCCTTGATGGGTTTCTGCGTGAAGATATAACAGGTGCTAAGTCTCGGAAAAATGCGATCACAATGTTAATGAAAATTTGGTATAACGTTCCAGACGATATTAAAGATATTCGCGATGAAGTGTTAAATGAGTTTAATGAATTTACAAAAGAAGAGCGGTTAATTGCTCATTGGTGCATGACCATTATTGCATATCCTTTTTTCAAAGAAGTAGTAACTGAATTTGGACGTTTATTTCAATTGCAAGATACAGTATCCAGCATGTCCATTGGTAAACGAATGAAAGAATCATATGGCGACCGGCGAAGAGTAGAGGTAGCAACGGGTGCTGCCATTTCAAGTTTGAGAGCATGGGGGATAATTAGCCCTATTAAAAATAGATCCTATAAGGAAAACGATAAGGTTGCCATAGTAAACCCGCTTTTGCATGGCTTATTATTTGAAACTATCTTGTTTGCTTTAGATAGCCATTCTTTATATGGACATACGATTACAAATCACCCAATGTTTTTCCCGTTTCAATTTGACTTGAATTTACATAAACTAAGAGAATATAGAAATAATTTTACCTTCCATTTTGAGGGAGTTGAAAATCTTGTTGTTGAAAAAAATTAGAAGGCCTTATTCCTAGCTGAATAAGGTTTTCTTTCTTTGTTATTTTATTTTTTGGGGTTAACGATTTAAAAAGGAGCTGGAATCATGGTTAATCGTGACATGCAAAAACAGATTTTAAAAGACAATTACATAGATATTTCCTTTCGTCGCTATCAAGCCTTTAAAGAAACAGCGATGTACGATGAAATGTACAAAAAGGAAATTTTAGAAGAATTGAATCGTTATATGAGAGAAACAGAAATTACAGCGGCTAATGTGGCTAATGTTGCAAAATTTCTACAAAAGAAAAATCCTTCAACTGGCAGTTTTGTCCACTGGAGCAACATGGATTATCTTGTGAAGTATGCCGAGGCAAGGCCGGTGGAATCAGCTGAACTTTGGAATTGGTTATACGATGAATCCATTCCTATGGAGAAGCGGATTAGCGGCTTTCATCATCAAGCAAAAGGTTTTGACTCAAGTCTGTCATTCGGTGCACCTTTTTTCGGGTATTTGCTGGCAGCATATGATTATAAGAAATATCCCCTTTACAAGGGTGAAGTATATCAAGATGTAAAATCCACCTTTCAAATTAATCAAAAAATGGGTTCTGTGATTGAAAACTATGTCAACTATTTCGCGATCTGCCAGGTTATCCATGCTCATCTAAGCAAAACTTTTCCGGATTTAACAATGTTGGGTATTCAAGATTATCTCTTTTGCAGTTCTCAATACGACAAGATTAAAGTAGAAAGTGCTGTGGAGTATCTTCACGGACTGGCAAAGACATTATATGAATTTATGAATGAGCCAGAGTTAATGGTCAAAGCGATTTCTAATTTAGAGCAAGAAATTTTACTAGAATTGAGGAACATTTATCGGAATTCCGAAAAAATAAATAAAATGAAGTTTATGCTCATAGATAAAATAATTGAAGAAAACCATGTAACCATTGAAGATTTAGAAAATATTAAAAAAGATGTGAGTGCACAATACGATACGAATATTTTGCAGTCATTTAATAATTTTACGATTATGTTCCAGCTTTTCTATCACGATAAAAAGGAAAAGGTTCGTATTGAACTAGGGAAAATTCATCAAGCGATTCGTAAATTTGATGACCTGCAAGGTTTTGACTTTGTCGAAGGAAAGGCCCTTAATGGTTTTAACTGGAATCAAAGCTTTGGAACAACAGAATGTTGGCTAGCTGTTTATGAAAATAAGTATAAAAGTCATCGTCTCGCTCCGCAATTTTTTGTTTCCATAAATGAAAATGGCATTCGTTATGGTCTTCTGTATGGCTCAGAACACTCTGAGAGAGGAGTAGAGGATACAGATACCATCCGCAATATACATGAGTTTACATTTGAAAAATTAGAAGAAAAAATGGTTCAAGTTTCAAATGACATAAAGAAAATGGATGCGATAAAAGAAGAACCTAGCGAATACTTTACCGAAGATTTATTTAGTGTTGGGAAATGGCTGGACTTATTAAGAAACCCTAAAGTTTTCCGGGAGGGAGATATTATATACTTAAAGAAAATGGATGAAATGGGGGGCGGGGCTACGAGCAGAGAACTTGGCGCAATGCTTGGCAAACATCCATCATCATTTATTTCTCCTGTTGTGTCTTTAGCAAAACGAATTCTTCAAGAAACCGAAAAAGAAGCTCCTGTCATTAACAGAGAACCGAGCTACTGGCGAGTGCTTTTTAACGGCGAATATATACAAACGGGCCATTTTAAATGGATACTAAAGGACAATCTTAAAGAGGCAATTACTCTATTAAATGAAAAAGAGAAGATTGAAATTCCGGCCTATACGAAAGCTGACTTTCTAAATGAAGTGTTTATTGATGAAGGGCTTTATGACACAATGGTCGGTTTGCTGACCTATAAA includes:
- the pglZ gene encoding BREX-3 system phosphatase PglZ, translating into MPNWRDVIINKFRNQSSSFLFVYDLDFLLNEEMILNYLAEKGYLVLRYDDSITFRYIYEQKIREKEKERKLIVFANEDISLPYEFEKKALKIKIDIQIIFPKFSANVIRKINREDFDGLYRVHQSYNGKPTEQETLAYIVKHFYKIPYEIIDGEVGLYKILLSIHYQSKNIPEALVEFLYKNWNQIHAFKKLPLKDMIGSSKFFYRYLEEEWKKLVMDVSRYESGQVHDPLAIEYRSPLADGDVRRMMNDLFLEGTLEKVKGIEASNLPDWMMQGIEAKESVEDMEKKLDFLYSDILNKLSDAKRYQDWIKIIVHLAEYKHTSISMGKDHDELIKNVNQAFQSWMLKHYHSLTSLPPYPKPKLVHHIPHTINNDKANNDKVALLVLDGMSYFEWIFVRNHLKVKGFNFDEDGVFAWVPTLTSVSRQAIFSGNAPLTFGKSITTTATEEKWWKAFWEEHGVLKQYVTYQKGLGAETYDRSSIKGLSREATKVYGAVVDVIDQISHHAVLGEKSIFSQLQLWLESNYLENLLQELHQAGFTIYITSDHGNTNATGIGRISEGVLVDQRGERVRIYRDRTIYEDSAYELPAIKWPNIGLPDDYYVLLAQYGQAFVPNGQNIVTHGGISIEEVIVPFAKVDSVKGSGLE
- a CDS encoding DNA methyltransferase; this translates as MNKEPTQLSFDEEKSQADNGPVICLGMTFKNDKERREYFREELRKKLPELKKIEGFPIGEDEDIIALSDPPYYTACPNPWINEIINEWGSSNKVCKDDYQKYPFASDVSVGKNDPFYNAHGYHTKVPYKAILKYILHYTDPDDVVFDGFSGTGATGVAAKASGDKETVKSLGYEVDNDNNIYLEGNKVSKIGKRNVILNDLSPSATLISYNYNKNDKALEFEQEADRILKEVKNETMWMYKTRHRNNEYGLITDIVWSDVFLCSNCSSEVVYWDVAVDLDSKKMKKEIICPKCHSVLERRSLDRVWVTYYDQDIQQTLDVAKQVPVLVNYVVGTKRYSKKVDEEDLQLLKKIEMSKSKLWYPTDKIPEGYNTRQPLVSHGVLYVHQFYTKRNLLTLACLFDRIKKSVFFNKLLFFFQASINRATKTNRFRFGGTGGLSGTLYIPSLSVERSVIFLLENKLKDQLKILRNDDNNNHFGLITQSSSTNLNIKENSVDYIFTDPPFGSNIMYSELNFLWESWLNVYTNNAQESIINPVQKKNLDDYKYLMEQSFKNFFKILKPNRWLTVEFSNSQSSVWNAIQEAIQKAGFVIANVSTLDKKQGSFKAVTTTTAVTQDLIISAYKPKQENIEKMKQQINTDESAWTFITQHLEQLPKFSGTKGAAEVISERTPRILFDRMVAYHVQNGLPVPISSAEFQANVVQRFPMRDGMIFLESQVAEYDKKRTLVKEFTQLNLFVSDENSAIEWIRQQLMKKPQTRQDIHPDFMKELQHIAKHEKLPELDDLLNQNFLRYDGDGPVPNQILTYLRRNYKDLRGLEPDDPKVVEKAMHRWYVPDPNKQADLEKLRERALLREYESYLKELEGNKKKLRTFRTEAIRAGFKKAYSDKDFESIVKVGERIPEKVIQEDDKLLMYYDNACIRLGL
- a CDS encoding DUF6079 family protein; the encoded protein is MLRYNDLISFEPIESVIQLREADDKDKAISLLQSYVISNHMADKLIDDIFENLQFERMVDNRGMLIVGNYGSGKSHLMSVVSTIAELPESSQYLGYEKVAGKAKEIEGKFKVIRAEFGAVTMSLRDIICQHLETGLERMGIDYTFPPADQVTNNKDMLYEMMDLFHEEYPEQGLLLVIDELLDYLRSRNEMQITLDLGFLREVGEVCSNSRFRFISGVQEMLFDNPKFSFVADSLRRVKERFKETRIVREDIAFVVSERLLNKNEEQKALIREHLSKFTKMYNGLSEEMETYVNMFPIHPAYLEMFERVNIAEKRVALKTISDEIKKLISREVPEDATGFISFDSYWNYIIEDSSLRSNDRVKAIMDKVNTLKGTIQTGVKRQYKAMAEKMVDALAVFRLTTDNLNTPIGLTSEAMRDKLFISYPTLLDFDDDVADFLKTTIDAAMKDLRNAVSFQFISLNDENGQYYINIDEAVPVDELISQRGEMLDNSKLDSYYFDVLKNATEVSDNTYVHGYKIWLHEIPWFDRRVKRQGYLFFGAPNERSTAQPERDFYIYMLQAFEDPKYKDEEKEDEVFFKLKKKNDEFIKLLRLYGGATEMYNYTTTNKNLYKPKITEYQRKLVKWIKEHFVDAYEVVYKGKSASVLAHGIFLPSNPDTLVELIDSVSQNLLSQWFEVKYSEYPSFRKIERSFLTKANMHTYVKDALDYLNGKRKAQGEAILDGLILLDQNGNPTTRKSGYAAWVIDLLDQKEKGQVLNQNELIEVIYTVQGSPDQRRTRKFDMEPELLVVILGALIQGGEIVVTIGGTTYEAMNFSDFIQLPIEDITYFSHIKKPSGLPIPEIQALAGMFNTIKVDFSDIEKIDLAIKQIISGAKRETSRTVEMLASLRQKFQKWDGPIFTDEEIEDYTNKLSSLNEFLQGLQVYNTRAKMMNLKYDVSRIEQEKEHLKLIDRLESLQNRLIDYTKIAGYLMNARHIVSPSDEWTAHVDNTLNHLSIALKNEEDCSEEVAELVRLKKEYIDHYLQLHQQNRLTATENRKKAALLQDDRHDAVQSLATKIELFRTSNVFNGWKEKIQSLKDCYHLTADELEHRPECPHCHFNPRVEWNREKVSLDELDEELDSILANWTDTLFTNFNEPDVKESIELLEGKQKQLIQSLIENQEFYLPISIELINAINIVLKGIHQEKIDVEQLIKVVGDGNPITVQEAKQNFEKLLRALIGTNDESRVRLTVKK
- a CDS encoding AAA family ATPase; translation: MVNRDMQKQILKDNYIDISFRRYQAFKETAMYDEMYKKEILEELNRYMRETEITAANVANVAKFLQKKNPSTGSFVHWSNMDYLVKYAEARPVESAELWNWLYDESIPMEKRISGFHHQAKGFDSSLSFGAPFFGYLLAAYDYKKYPLYKGEVYQDVKSTFQINQKMGSVIENYVNYFAICQVIHAHLSKTFPDLTMLGIQDYLFCSSQYDKIKVESAVEYLHGLAKTLYEFMNEPELMVKAISNLEQEILLELRNIYRNSEKINKMKFMLIDKIIEENHVTIEDLENIKKDVSAQYDTNILQSFNNFTIMFQLFYHDKKEKVRIELGKIHQAIRKFDDLQGFDFVEGKALNGFNWNQSFGTTECWLAVYENKYKSHRLAPQFFVSINENGIRYGLLYGSEHSERGVEDTDTIRNIHEFTFEKLEEKMVQVSNDIKKMDAIKEEPSEYFTEDLFSVGKWLDLLRNPKVFREGDIIYLKKMDEMGGGATSRELGAMLGKHPSSFISPVVSLAKRILQETEKEAPVINREPSYWRVLFNGEYIQTGHFKWILKDNLKEAITLLNEKEKIEIPAYTKADFLNEVFIDEGLYDTMVGLLTYKKNLILQGPPGVGKTFVSKRLAYSLIGEKNENNIEMVQFHQNYSYEDFVMGFRPVDGQGFGLEYGVFYDFCNKALENPEENYYFIIDEINRGNLSKVFGELFMLIERDKRDEFVTMGYSKNTFTVPSNVYIIGTMNTADRSLAQLEVALRRRFSFITLEPSFNKKWQNFMENQGLSEPMIERILYAMDKINRAIIEDFQLGKGYAIGHSFFSFLPKNMDENEWYEQIIAYEIKPLLEEYFFDRPEIAVSLLEGV